Below is a genomic region from Pseudomonadota bacterium.
CGGCCGATCGTCGGCCTGGACCGCGAGCCCTTCCGTCCACGCGCGCACCATCGCCGGGCCCGCGAGGAAGCACTCGAGGATCTCGACCGCCGCGTCCATCCCGAACGGCCGGAGGTCCGCGCGGACCTCCGGCTCCGCGAGCCGGCGCTCGAGCGCGGCGACGTCGATCTCGAGCGGAGTGTTCGTGCCGACGAGCTTGACGTACGCCGCCTGGCCGTACGTCTCGAAGCCGGCGTTCACCCAGAGCGTCGTCATCGGGAACGCCTCCAAGAACGTGCGGACGATCGTCTTGAACTCGCGCTCCGAGAGGCCGTGCAGCGGCACCCACTGCACGGCGATCCCCCGGGGCGAGAGGTGCGCTCGGATCTCGCGGTAGAACTCGACCGTGTAGAGCGCCCACGAGTCGACCGCCTTGGGGTGGGTCGAGTCGACCATCACTGCATCCCAGCGCGCGCGGCTCGCGGCGAGGAAGTGGCGGCCGTCGTCGATGTGCAGGCGGACCCGCGGATCGGCGAGCGCGCCGTGGTTCAGATCGGCGAAGTGATCCGCGGCGCGCGGGATGGCGGACGACAGCTCGACGATGTCGAGCGACTCGAATGGGTGCGCGAGCGCGGCGCCCGCCGAGATCCCGGCGCCGAAGCAGATCATGAGCCCGCGCCGCGGCTCCCCGTGCAGGAGCGGCGCGAGGTGGCCGAGCAGCTTGAAGCTCTGATCGTGGACGAGCCGCGTCGTCACCTCGTTCACGGCGTTCATGAACAGCTGCCGCTCGCCGTTCAGGTTGTTGCGCGCCACGGCGACCGTGCCGGTGCGCCCCTCCTCGTAGTGGATCAGCGTCTCGTGCCGCGCGCCGATCGACGACGACAGCATGCGCCGCGGGAGCCCCCGCGGCAGGACGGCGACCGAGGCCATCGCGGTGCAGGCGACGAGCGCCACGGCCGCGAGCGGGCGCCGCCGGGATCGCGGGACGGAGAGCGCGGCCACGGCGAGCGCCGCGAGCGCCGAGAGCGCCGCGAACCCGCACCGGGTCGGCTGGATCCCGAACGTCGGGATGAGGAGGGCGGTCGTCGCGACCGCGCCCGCGGCCGAGGCGCCGCCGTTCACGAGCAGCGCCGTGCCGAGCCTCGCCCCGGTCCGCGCCCCGTCGCCGGCGTACAGGGCGCACGCGGCCGGCAGCAGCGCGCCCGAGACGATCGCAGGCAGGAGCGCGAGGATCGGCGCGTACAGGAGCTCGCGCAGCGTCTCGATGTGGAGCGACGCCGCGAGCCCGCCAGTGGCGCCCAGGCCGAACGGATCCCGCCCGGCGGCGAGGTACAGGGTGGCGGCGGCGGCGAACGAGAGCACCAAAGCCAGCGAGAGCGCGGCGAGGAGCGCCGCCACGACGATCGCCGGATCGCGCCGGGCGAGGCGGCGGTGCGCGAGGCCGCCCAGGCCGAGGCCGACGAGCACGGTGACGAGCAGCGCCGCGAACGCGGTGGTGTCGTGGCCGAAGACGAAGGTCAGGAGGCGCGCGTCTATCGCCTCGGCCGCGAGCATCGCCGATCCTCCGACCGCGGCCGCGATCAGCGCGGCGACCGCCGCGCCTCGCGGGACGACGCCGGTGCCCGCGACGGCTCGATCCGCCGGCCGGGATCGCGGCGCCCGTCGTGCGCGCACAGTCGCGACGGCGATCAGCGCGGCGGCGAGGCTCGAGCCCGCGGCGAGGTACGACGAGGCCGAGAGGCCGATCGTCGGGATCGCCCAGTAGCCCGCGATCGCGGCGCCCGACGCGCCGCCGATGGTGCCGGCCCCGTACAGGAGGCCCAGGCCGCGACGGAGCTCCTCGCCTCGCGGCGCCAGGGCGCGGGCGAGGGCGGGCAGCGTCGCGCCCATGAAGATCGCCGGCACGAGGACGAGCCCGGCCGCGGCCGCGAGCAGGGTGGGGAACGGCCACCCGGACGACGCGAGCGCCCGCGTCGCGTGCGGCATCGCGAGCGCGATCACGGCGAGCGCCTCCTCGGCGAGGATGTACAGCTTGAGCGGCTCGGCCGCGCGGTCCGCGATCCCACCGAACGCGCGGGCGCCGACGGCCATGCCGAGCATGAACGCCGCGAGGACGATCATCATCGCGTCGGCAGAGCAGCCGATAGGCACGACCAGAAGCCGCGACCACACGACCTCGTTCGAGAGCGCCGCCGCTCCGGAGAGAAGCGCGGCGACGAGCATCGCGCCGAAGGCCGCCCGCTCCCGCGCGTCGGGCGCGCTCATCGGCCCGCTCTCCTTTCGAACATCTGGAACAGCTGCCCCTCCCTCGTCCTGAAGGTGCGCACGGGGGCGTACTTCTCCTTGAGGAGCGCCTGCAGCGCCGCGAGCCCGGCCACGCCGAAGCGGGGCCTGAGGAACACGATGCGCGTTGCGGGCGCGTCGATGCGGGCGACGAGCTCGCGCGGGTCGGCGTTGCCCGACCGGTAGCGCTGGATGTTCGTGTCGACCTCGCGACTCGCGATGTCGCGCCCCGAGAGGAGCGCGAGCAGCGGGACCGTGCCGGAGTCGCCGAAGATCTCGTCGCCGTCTGCCGTGCGCGCGAGGATCTCGGCGACGGCCTCGTCCGCGATGTCGAGCGTCCGGCTCTCGTGCCAGAGGTAGTACGTGAAGCTCGAGGTCCGCTCGCCAATCACCCGCTCGTCGTCCCACAGGAGCGCCCTGACCGCCCGGTTCGCGAAGCCGGGGAGCGCGCCGTCCCGCCAGTGGTAGGTGCGATCCCGATCCGGGGCGGGCTTCGCGCTCTCCTCCTCCCAGTAGGCGAGCGTGCGCTCCAGAAGGTGGCCGAAGGCGAGCGTCGCACCGAGCGCCGCGAGCGCGATTCCGGCGAACACCGCCGCGCCGCGGGAGATCCCGGCCGCTCGCAGCCGGCCCCGGGCGCGCAGCAGCCGCACGGCTCCGCGCACGCCGTCGGCGACGAGCCAGGCGCCGGCGAGCGCCGCGAACGGGAACGACGGGACGAAGTAGTACATCCACACGCGGTCCATGCTCAGGAGGATGGCGAGCATGAGGATCGCCGCGAACGCGCCCGCGAGCGGCAGCCCGACGCGCGAGAGCGCTGCAGCGGCGCGGAACCGCTTCAGGATCGAGCGCTCACCCCGCGTCGCGGGCCACGCCGCGGCCACGGCGCCGATCATCGCCGGCAGGCTCAGGGCGAAGAGCGCCGCCGGCACCGCGTTGTGGAACAGCACGGACCAGCGCATGTTGGCGAGCTCGGAGTCGGCCATCGCCGTCTTCTCCGCGTGGTATGCGAAGACGTTGTGGACGAGATCGCCGAACCCGGCCCACAGGCCGAGCGCGACGAACGCCGCGGCTCCGAAGGCGGCGCCGAAGAGCGCGAGCCTCGCGCCGCGCCGGGGATCGCGCAGGAGCGCGACGACGACGAGCGCTGCGACGCCCGGGATCGCGTAGAGCCGCGTCGCCACCGCGCAGACGCAGAGCGCGGCGCAGACGACCATCCGATCCTTCCGCGCCACGAGCCACGCGAAGGTGAGCAGCGTCACGGCGGTCTCGACGCCCGTGAAGTGGGACGACGCGCGCAGCGGCTCGTAGGCGAGCAGGGCGAGCGCCATGGCCGCGATCCCGGCGATCGCGCCGAGCTCCCTGCGCGCCATCCACGCCACGCCCGCGCCGCCCGCCAGGGTGACGATCACCGGCAGCAGCCGCCCGAGCGTGAAGTGGTACCCCGCGATCTCGAAGATCGCCGCGGTGAGCAGCGCCTGGAAGGGCGGGTGCGCCATGGAGAAGTCGCGGTACGGGACGAAGCCGTCCGCGATGAGCTTCGCCTGGTAGAGGTAGATGTGCTCGTCGCCCGCGCAGGCGTTCAGCGAGAACGACTTGAGGACGAGGTAGAACGCGCCGACGAGGAGCGCCCCGACCGCGAAGATCGCGGCGTCGTGCCTCCCGTCACGCGCGAAGATCGCGGCGACGCGCGCGGGTCCGGCCACCCGCTCGACCGGCCGCCCCGCCCGCTCGACCTTCCGCTTCCTGTCGCGCCGACCCATGACCGTCCATTTTGTCCATTCCGTCCGTTCCGTCCATTTCCGAATTGCCCTTGCCCCCCTGCCGCGTTCCCGCGTAGCATTTCGCTCTGCAATTCGAACGGCAGGGGGTACCCGCATGATCTCTTGGTTCAACTCGTTGAGCGGCCTCGATCAGGCGTTCGCCGTCGCGGCGCTGGTCGGCGGCGTCGTGTTCGTCGTGCAGCTCGTCCTCATGCTCGTCGGGGTCGGCGGCGCGGACGCGGACGGGCCGGGCATGGAGGTGAGCCACGACGTGGCGCACGCGGACTCGGACGTCGCGTTCCAGGTCCTTTCGGTCCAGGGCGTCACGGCGTTCGTCATGGTGTTCGGCTTCGCGGGGTTCGCGATGAGCCGCGGGTCGGGCTTCGGCGCGTTCCCGTCGCTCGGCGTCGCCCTGGTCGCGGGGGTCGGGGCGATGTGGCTCGTCGCCAAGACGTTCGCCTTGTTCCGCAAGATGCAGTCGAGCGGCACGCTCGATCTCAACAACGCCGTGGGCCGGACCGGCCGCATCTACCTCTCGGTGAAGCCCGACGCGCCGGGCAAGATCGAGGTCGCGGTGCAGGGCAGGTTGCAGATCTTCGACGCGACGAGCGAGACCGGCGAGGCGCTGCCCACGGACACGCGCGCCGTTGTCGTGCGCGTCGAGAGCCAGAACGTGATGGTCGTCAAGCGCGCGTAGCGAAAGGAGACCCGAATGATCCCTCTTCAGGAGAACCCGCTCGCGGCGGTCGACGCGGTGAAGGACGGCAGCATCTGGTGGACCGTCCTCTACGTCGTCGTCGCGCTGTTCGCGCTGTTCCTGCTGCTCTACCTCGTCAAGCGGTACAAGCGCTGCCCGTCCGACAAGATCCTCGTCGTGTTCGGCAAGGTCGGCACCGGCCAGTCGGCGCGCTGCATCCACGGCGGCGGCGCGCTGATCCTCCCGCTCATCCAGGACTACCGGTACCTCAGCCTCACCCCGATGACGATCAGCATCCCGCTGCAGAACGCGCTGTCGCTGCAGAACATCCGCATCAACGTGCCGTCGACGTTCACGGTCGGCGTGAGCACCGATCCGTCGATCATGACGAACGCCGCCGAGCGCCTCCTCGAGCTCCAGAACCGGGACATCGAGGCGATGGCGCGCGAGATCATCTTCGGCCAGCTGCGCCTCACGGTCGCGTCGCTCACGATCGAGCAGATCAACCAGGACCGCGAGTCGTTCCTCACGGCGATCCGCAAGAACGTCGAGCCGGAGCTCAACAAGATCGGCCTCTACCTCATCAACGTGAACATCACGGACATCACCGACGAGTCCACGTATATCGAGTCGATCGGCAAGAAGGCCGCGGCCGAGGCGATCAACCAGGCCAGGGTCGACGTCGCCAACCAGGAGAAGCACGGCGCGGTCGGCCAGGCCGAGGCGGTGCGCGAGAAGGAGATCAAGGTCGCCGAGAACGTCGCCCAGGCCGTGAAGGGCAAGAAGGCGGCCGAGGCGGATCAGCGCGTGTACGTCCAGGGCCAGGAGGCGCAGGCCGTCAAGGGCGAGAACGAGTCGCGCGCCAACATCGCGAACTACAACGCCGAGCTCGCGGTGAAGACCGCCGTCGCGCTGCAGCGCGGCGAGGTCGCGAAGCGCCAGGCCGAGGTCGAGATCCAGAAGGCGCAGTACCTCGCCGAGGAGCAGCGGCTCAACGCCGAGGAGGTCGTGCGCAAGGAGATCGAGAAGAGGAAGATCGAGATCTCCGCCGAGGCCGAGGCCGAGAAGCTCAGGCGCGAGGCGCGCGGCCAGGCGGACGCCATCCTCGCGAAGTACGAGGCCGAGGCCAAGGGCGTGCGCCAGGTGCTCGACTCCAAGGCCGCCGGCTACCGGGCGCTCGTCGAGAGCTGCCAGGGCGACGCCAAGTCCGCGGCGACCTTCCTCCTCGTCGAGAAGATCGAGCACATGGTGGGGCTGCAGGTCGAGGCGATCCGCAACCTCAAGATCGACAAGATCACCGTGTGGGACTCGGGCGGGGGCAAGGACGGCACGTCGTCGACGGCCAGCTTCGCCTCGAGCCTCATCAAGAGCCTGCCGCCGCTGCACGAGGTCGCGAAGATGGCGGGCGTGGATCTGCCCGAGTACCTCGGCACGATGTCGCCCGAGAAGCCCGCGCGCCCGGAGCGAAAGAGCTCGCCGCCGCCGGCGCAGCACCCGCAGCCGTTCCCTCCCGCGACGAAGTAGGGATCCCCCGATACGTGGTTCGTCGTGCCGGCCAAGGAAGGGCGCTGACCCTCCTCTCGTGTCCGGCCCGCGGGCGATTTTCGGCAACTTCTTGGCAAAGCGTCCGATAGAGAGGATGCGAGGCGCGGTGCCGAGCGATATACTGAACCAGGAGGACGACGATGGAAGCTGACGTCTCGATGAACGATCTGCGGCGCGTCATCAGAGAGATCGCGGAGCAGTCGAAGGAGAACGAGCGACGCCTGGCCGAATCCGGCGCAGAGACGGATCGCCGGATGCGGGAGACCGACCGCAAGCTGGCCGAGGTGAGCCACCAACTCGGCGGCTTGGGCAATCGGCTCGGCGAGTTCGTGGAGGGTGTTGTCCGCCCGGGGCTCGTGCGGCTGTTCCGGGAGCGCGGCATCGACGTGCGGCGCACTCTCCGAGACGTGGCGGGTGACAAGAACGGGCTCGCGCTGCAGATCGACCTGCTCGTAGTGAACGATACCGACGCGGTCGCGGTCGAGGTGAAGTCGAAGCTCACCGACCGCGACGTCGACGATCACCTCGAGCGGATCGGCAAGTTCAAGATCCTGTTCCCTGAGTTCGCCTCCAAGAGGCTCCTCGGCGCCATCGCGGCGATGGTCGTGCCGGACGGCGCCGTGAGGTACGCCGAGCGCTGCGGCCTCTTCGTCATCGGCCAGCGCGGCGACGACGCGGCGTTCCTCAACTCGGATGGGTTCGAGCCGCGGGCGTGGTGAGGCGAGACCGAACCGCGGGAAAATGGAAAGGGAAGGGACGGGGCGGCGGGCGGCACGGCACGTGCCGGAGGAGAGCTACTCGGTCGGGGCCGGCTGCTTCTGCTTGAACTTCTTGTACGCGTCGCCGAGCGTCTTCTTGACGGCCTCGGGATCGATCTTCGGCTTGCCGGGATCGGTCTTCGGCTCCTCGGCCTTGGGCTCGGGCTCGGGCGTGGGCTCGGGCTCGGTCGCGGTCCCCTTCTTCGCCGCCTCCTCGGCCGCCTTCTTCGCCTTGCTCACCGCGGACGAGCCGCCGCTCGAGCTCGACGAGGAAGAGCCGCTCGCCGCGGCGCCGCTCTCGAGGAAGTACGGCTTGCCCATGTAGCGGACGACCGCGTCCGTGAACGTGCCCGCGATCCAGGAGCTCTGGATGCTCGCGGGATCGCCCTTGTAGCAGACGGCGATCCGGCCCGACGCCTTGCCCGCCTCCTGGAACAGCGGCCCGGCCGCGTCCCAGTCCTTGACGTTCCACGACGTGATCTCGATCACCCACGCGTTGTCCGCGTTCCAGCTCGTCGTCGCCTCGGGGTTGGCCGGGTCGTTGTTGATCTGGAAGTAGCCGGCGCCGTACTCCATCTTCCGCGTGAAGGTCTTGCCGGCGGCCGGCGGCTCGGGAAGATCGATGTTCACCGACTGCCCGCTCGTGATGAGGCCGGTCGGGCCGTCGAGCGCCTTGTCGGAGAGCACGAGCTTCCACGCGCTCATCCCGGGCTCGAACACGACGGACGCGACGCCCATCGGCTTGCCGTTCGCGATGCCGGCGGCCGGCACGGCCGGGATCGTCTCGAGCGTCGGCGTCTCGGTCCAGGTGTACGGCGGGACGTTCACCGCCACGACCGGGGCGACCGGGGCGACCGGCAGGGCGACGGGCGCGGTCGGAAGCACCGGCGCGGGCACCGGCGGCGTGGCCACGGTCGGCAGCACGATGGGCTCTTCCTTCTTCCCGAACGGCAGCAGGTCACAACCCGCGGCGAGGATGGCGGCGGCCGCGACGAGCACGATGATGGACAACCACTTCATGGGGAACCTCCTCTCGTTTTCGAGTACGGGGGAGTATACAGGATTTCGGTTTTCTTGATACACCATGAACCGCCGCGGCTCGGGGATGCCGCCTGCGGAGCGTTTATGGTCGAGTACCAGTTCGTCCAGCCCACGAGCGACCGCCTCTTCCCGGAGATCGTCGCCCTGTACCGCGCCATGGGGTGGTGGGGTGACGCGCCCGACGACCTCGGCTCGGTCGCGCGGCTCGTGGGCGGCAGCCACGCGTTCGTCGCGGCGATCGACGGCGGCGCGGTGATCGGCATGGGCCGCGCGCTGAGCGATCGGGAGAGCGACGCGTACGTCCAGGACGTCGCGGTCCGGCAGGATCGCAGGCGGCAGGGGATCGGCGGCGAGATCGTGCGCCGCCTCGTCGCTCGGCTCGAGGACGACGGCATCGGCTGGATCGGCCTCGTGGCGGAGCCCGCCGTGACCCGTCTCTACCTGCGCGAGGGGTTCGCGCCGATGGCGGGCACCGTGGCGATGCTCCGAAAGAGGCGGCCGTGATCGGGCGCCCGCTCGAGCTCGCCAACGCCGCGGCGCTCAGGCCGTTCTTCGACGCGCAGCGGTACCCGCTCGCGGCCTACTCCCCGCTCTCGGTCATGGCGTGGCGTCGAGCGGACGGCTTCGAGGTGTCGTTCACCGTCGACGACGGTCGCCTCGTGATAGCGGCCGAGAGCGCGGAGGGCCGCCACCTCGGGCTGCCGATCGGCGGGCGCGCGCCGACAGTCGCCGAGCTGCGCGTCCTCTCGGAGCGGCTCGGTGTCCGCGAGTACTGGTACGTGCCGGGCGACCTCCTCGAGGCGCTCCCCGCGGACGAGCTGCGCGCCGCGTTCGACGTCCGCGAGCGGCCGGAGTGGGGTGAGTACGTCTTCCTCACCGAGGATCTCGCCGAGCTCGGCGGGCGCAAGCTCGCCGCGAAGCGGAACCTGATCCACCAGTTCGAGAGGTCGCACGTGGAGACCGGACGCGCCGTGACCGGCCCGATCCGTCCCGAAGACGTCACCGAGTGCGTCGCGTTCCTCGAGGCGTGGTGCGAGGAGCGCGGGTGCGACGGCGCCGGAAAGGATCCGCTTTCGTGCGAGCGGCGGGCGGCGGAGACCGCGCTCGGCGAGATGCACGCGCTCGGCGTCGAGGGGGTCGCGATCCGCGTCGACGGCCGCGTCGTCGGGTTCGGGATCGGCTGCCGCGTCATGGACGACCTCGCGGCGCTCCACTTCGAGAAGGCGTCCGCGTCGGTGAAGGGGCTCTACCAGTATCTGGATCGGGAGTGCGCGCGGCGGCTCTTCCAGGGGCGATACGAGCGCGTGACCAAGGAGGGCGACATGGGCCTGCCCGGCCTCGCCCGGTCGAAGCAGTCCTACGGGCCGCTGTCCAAGACCGCGGCCTTCTCGCTCTCGCTGCGCTGAGCCCGCGCGGCGAGCCGATCCAGCGCGAGCCGCGCGAGGAACGCCGTCGCGAGCGCGAAGAAGACGCCCGCGCTCAGGATCCTGCCGGCAGCGGCGAGCTCGGCCGGCAGCTTCGCCCACTCCCACGCGAGCGCCCCGCCGGACGCCGCGACGAGCACCGCGGCCGCGGCCAGCGGACGCCTCGCGCCGCGGGGCCGCGCGCGCCGCTCCGCCGCGCCGTACCGGGCGAACGACCGCGCGGCGAGCAGCACGATCCACGTCTTGGCTGCGTAGAGCGCGATCCCCGCGAGCAGCAGCGCCACGTCGCCCCGCAGCGCGTCCGCGGGAACGCCGGGCACGGCCCACCCGCCGAGCCCGTACGCGGCGATCGCCATCGCCGTGAACACCGCCGCGATCCACGATCCGAACCGGGCCGTCGGGCCGACCGCCGCGCCCTGCGCCCGCTCGGGCCAGATGAGGACGGCGGCGGCGAGGTACGCGACGAGCGCGAACGGATCGGTCCACGCGTGCCAGCCCCACCGCGCGTCCGCCTGGCTCGCGACCGCCTCCGACACCTCGAGCGACGAGCCGAGCGCCGCCGCGAGAGCGGGCATCGCCACGATCGCCGCGAGCCGCGCGCCGAACCAGGCGATCCGCTGGCGCGCCCCGGCCGAGGAGTAGAGGGTCGCGACCACGAGGCCGGCTACCGCGCCGGCGAGCAGCGCCGCGGTCGCGGCGGTCCGCGCGCCCACCAGGATCGACACCGCCGGGAGCACGAGGATCGGGACCGAGGCCGCGGCGAGCCCGAGCGCGTCGGCGAGCGGGTTGGCGCGGGCGGCCGGATCGGCGGCGCGATCGCGCACCTTCGGCGCGGCGAACGAGAGCAGCAGGCCGAGCGCGATCGCGGTGAGCAGGATCGCGGTCACCTCGTCCGCGGCGCCGGGATCGAGCGGCGCCAGCCGGAGGTTGACGACCTGCGTCCTCCCCGTGCCGGTGACGAGCTCGAAGCGGCAGGACTCGTTCTCCGCGAGCCCGGCGAGATCGGCCGGCGACGACAGCGCGACCCCGTCGACCGCGAGGAGGCGATCGCCCGGCGCGATCCCCTGCTTGTCCGCGAGGCCGCCGCTCCGCACCGACACGACGAGCAGCTCGTTCCCCTCCGGCGAGGGCGCGAGCGAGATGCCGAGCCGGCCGAGGATCCGCTCCGCCTCGCGGTTCCTCTGCGCGGCGAAGGCGATCCCGCTGCCCGCGGGCCGCAGATCGAGCCGCACGGTGTCGCTCGTCGCGGAGATGCGCGTCGATCCGCCGGCGAGCGCCGTCGGGAAGTCGACGCCCACGCGGCCCTCGAACCGCAGCGGCTCGGCCGCGAGCGCGCGCATCGTCACCCCGGTGATCGGCACCTCGATCGACGTCTCGGACACCGAGACCCCGTCGACGAGCACGACGCGGTGCTCTGGCGGCACGAGCCCGGACGGATCGAACGCGCCGCTCAGCGTGACCCGTGTCGGGCCCTCGACGAAGCCGCTCCCTTCGATGCGGAGGACGTCCCCCTGCTCGAGCACCGTCGGCGCGATCTTCGAGATCGCGGCCATGTCCACGGTCGGCGGAGGGGCGCAGGCGGCGGCGGTGAGCGCGACGATGGCGGCGAGCCCGTGCGACGAAGGCGGGCGGGCGGCGGATCGGGACCTCTGCGAGGGCGTGCTCACGCGGTCAGGTTAGCGGACGGCCCGGAGGAAATCCAAAATTCGGGGCGGGCGGCTACCCCTCGGCGTCAGGGTACTCGACGAGCTCGCCGTTCGGCGCGCGCAGGAGATAGCTCCCGTCCCGCGCCTCGACGACGTAGTCCGGGCCGATCGGCACCTTGCCGAGGCCGCCCGGGAGATCGACGACCAGCGTCGGGATCCCGAGCCCGCCGACGCGGCCGCGCAGGTGCGCCATGATCGCGATCGCCCGGGCGAGCGGGACGCGGAACCGCTCCGCGCCCGCGACGAGATCGCAGGCGAACAGGTAGTACGGCCGCACCCGCGCGACGAGGAGGCGGCGGCACAGCTCCTCTATCACCGCGGGATCGTCGTTCACGCCCGCGAGCAGGACCGCCTGGTTGGCCACCGGGATCCCGGCGTCGACGAGGCGGCCCACCGCCGCGACCGCTTCCGGCGCGAGCTCGCGCGGGTGGTTGAACTGCGTGTTGACGTACAGCGGGCCGCAAGCCGCGAGCTTCCGGGCCAGGGCTCCGGTGACGCGCGCCGGCAGCGCGGCCGGCACCTTGGTCCCGATCCGGATGATGTCGACGCTCGGGATCCGCCGCACGCGGGCGGCGATGCCGGCGATCGCGTCGTCCTCGAGCAGCAGCGGGTCGCCGCCCGACAGGATGACGTCGCGGATCTCGGGGTGCGCCGCGATGTACGCGAGCGCGCGGTCGAGATCGGCGCCGCGGATCGGGACGATCTTCCCGCGGCCGAGGGCGCGGCGCGTGCAGTGGCGGCAGTGCACCGGGCACCCGCCGTGCACCAGGAGGAGGGCGCGATCCGGGTACCGCCGGATGAGCCCGGGCAAAGGGGCGTGGCGCTCCTCGTCGATGGGATCCGCACGCCCTCCGGGGCCCCTCCGGGACTCGGTGCCGGTCGGAACGATCATCGCGCGGATCGGATCGCGCGGGTCGTCCGCGTCGACCAGGGACCAGTAGTAGGGGGTCACCGCGATCGGGAAGTCGGTCGCGACCGAGGCGCCGACGGGTCCGACGAGCTCGGAGCCGCGGCGCGCCCGCTCGATCTGCCAGCGCCAGTCGCCCCATTCCTCTGCGGTGGCCATTCGCTCCCGGCGCGCCCGGCGCCGCCTCCGGGGCGAGAATCTGCCCTCGAAACGCCGCCCGCGCAAGCTCGTTTCCGCAGTCGTGGGAGCGGCCGTGGGAGCGGCCGTGGGAGCTTGCGCGGCCGCGCGGCTCCCTGTATAAGCACCGGGTATTTGACCCGGGATTCCCGGGGGCGCCGGAGGAGAGCGATGGCAAAAGCAGAAAAAATGAACCGCGGCGTGAGCTCCAAGGAGACCCGTGGCGGCGGCAGCGAGATCAAGCTCCCGCCCGGGGTGCACTCCATCGACGGGCACGGCAACATCTTCGCGTCGCTGCCCGAGCTGAGCCGCATCCAGCCGAAGTACTTCACGTTGGACCAGATCCAGGCCGCCTTCACGGCCGGCAAGCTGACGACCCTGTCCGAGGGCAACGTGAAGGAGCTCGAGAACCTGGTCGCCAAGAAGTAGCGCTCGCGTGCGCGACGCGCTGACCGCACTCTACCGCGAGGTCGACGACGAGCTGCGCCGCTTGGGCGCGTCCTGCGAGGCGTGCGGGAAGTGCTGCAGGTTCGCCGACTACGGCCACGTGCTCTGGGCGACGAACCTCGAGATGGAGCTCCTCCGGGAGCGCCACGGGCGCCGCGAGGCGGCCTTTCCCGGCGCGTGCGCGTACCTCGACGGCGCGCGCTGTCTCGCCCGCGAGGGGCGCGCTCTCGCGTGCCGCACCTTCCACTGCGGCCTGCCTCGGGAGATCGTGGAGGAGGTCACGAACCGCTATTTCGAGAGGATCCGCGAGCTCGCGCGCGCGGCCGGGTACCCCTTGGAGTACGACGATCCGACGGGCGCTCAGGACGGCGCGAGCCCGTGCACCAATCCGTAGATGTCGACCTCGTTGCGGTTCGGCCGCAGGATGTCGGTCACCGCGCTCGTCCGGACGTGCGCGGATCCGGCCACGAACTCGAGCGGGTGCCCGAGGAACCCGACGCCGGGGATCGCCGCGATGAGGCGCATCCCGAGGGCGCTGTGCCCGGAGATCCACGCCGACGTCTCCCGATCCCGGACCGCCACGCAGGTTCCGGACCGAATGTGGTACTCCCTGTTCCGCGTGATGAAACAGGTGTGCACGCGCCGGTTCGCGCCGATGTAGGCCATTTTTCCCTCCCTGAGGCAAACATTTGCCCGTTCGCCCGTCTATTGTAGAAATTCGGAGCCCGGGGGTCCAAAAAACGGCCACGAAGAACGCCGTTGAAATCCGCACGTCGGCGTGTGAAAAAGGGCTACGGCAAAAAAGTCTGGAGGAGATACATGAGACACATTGGTATCGCATTGGTGTTTGGTTGCCT
It encodes:
- a CDS encoding tetratricopeptide repeat protein — translated: MSAPDARERAAFGAMLVAALLSGAAALSNEVVWSRLLVVPIGCSADAMMIVLAAFMLGMAVGARAFGGIADRAAEPLKLYILAEEALAVIALAMPHATRALASSGWPFPTLLAAAAGLVLVPAIFMGATLPALARALAPRGEELRRGLGLLYGAGTIGGASGAAIAGYWAIPTIGLSASSYLAAGSSLAAALIAVATVRARRAPRSRPADRAVAGTGVVPRGAAVAALIAAAVGGSAMLAAEAIDARLLTFVFGHDTTAFAALLVTVLVGLGLGGLAHRRLARRDPAIVVAALLAALSLALVLSFAAAATLYLAAGRDPFGLGATGGLAASLHIETLRELLYAPILALLPAIVSGALLPAACALYAGDGARTGARLGTALLVNGGASAAGAVATTALLIPTFGIQPTRCGFAALSALAALAVAALSVPRSRRRPLAAVALVACTAMASVAVLPRGLPRRMLSSSIGARHETLIHYEEGRTGTVAVARNNLNGERQLFMNAVNEVTTRLVHDQSFKLLGHLAPLLHGEPRRGLMICFGAGISAGAALAHPFESLDIVELSSAIPRAADHFADLNHGALADPRVRLHIDDGRHFLAASRARWDAVMVDSTHPKAVDSWALYTVEFYREIRAHLSPRGIAVQWVPLHGLSEREFKTIVRTFLEAFPMTTLWVNAGFETYGQAAYVKLVGTNTPLEIDVAALERRLAEPEVRADLRPFGMDAAVEILECFLAGPAMVRAWTEGLAVQADDRPFLSYVTDASRGRRMDASLLNAVRSPAVPLLADTGGSGERIRAELARAREAQGFVLAGLLEQARATWPEGRKLALFSAEAEKGPGYYAALADLYRDDAEKLFEIGNDLGNLGRPDAALEAYDRAARASGDRERYRLNRALALLDLGRIDEAVEALSKAAAAEPESPLASYDLGVALLAAGSPDAALAPLERAAVADPGLIGARMSLAEALRLTGDLDRAERILKAALAENPWLAEARDMLGLLARARGETALAIEQHAEALRLDPFRAEAHFNIGLALRAAGRSAAAAQAFEAAIRLDPADAEAMNELCRTHGAARAWGRAIGWCLRALEARPEFPEAAFNLGLAYLGGGDRTSAAEAFSLALELEPDLAPAKAQLDRLAELPAAGGGPHDAGAPDDEAATAAPSDRVPL
- a CDS encoding SPFH domain-containing protein, with translation MIPLQENPLAAVDAVKDGSIWWTVLYVVVALFALFLLLYLVKRYKRCPSDKILVVFGKVGTGQSARCIHGGGALILPLIQDYRYLSLTPMTISIPLQNALSLQNIRINVPSTFTVGVSTDPSIMTNAAERLLELQNRDIEAMAREIIFGQLRLTVASLTIEQINQDRESFLTAIRKNVEPELNKIGLYLINVNITDITDESTYIESIGKKAAAEAINQARVDVANQEKHGAVGQAEAVREKEIKVAENVAQAVKGKKAAEADQRVYVQGQEAQAVKGENESRANIANYNAELAVKTAVALQRGEVAKRQAEVEIQKAQYLAEEQRLNAEEVVRKEIEKRKIEISAEAEAEKLRREARGQADAILAKYEAEAKGVRQVLDSKAAGYRALVESCQGDAKSAATFLLVEKIEHMVGLQVEAIRNLKIDKITVWDSGGGKDGTSSTASFASSLIKSLPPLHEVAKMAGVDLPEYLGTMSPEKPARPERKSSPPPAQHPQPFPPATK
- a CDS encoding DUF3782 domain-containing protein; amino-acid sequence: MEADVSMNDLRRVIREIAEQSKENERRLAESGAETDRRMRETDRKLAEVSHQLGGLGNRLGEFVEGVVRPGLVRLFRERGIDVRRTLRDVAGDKNGLALQIDLLVVNDTDAVAVEVKSKLTDRDVDDHLERIGKFKILFPEFASKRLLGAIAAMVVPDGAVRYAERCGLFVIGQRGDDAAFLNSDGFEPRAW
- a CDS encoding GNAT family N-acetyltransferase; amino-acid sequence: MVEYQFVQPTSDRLFPEIVALYRAMGWWGDAPDDLGSVARLVGGSHAFVAAIDGGAVIGMGRALSDRESDAYVQDVAVRQDRRRQGIGGEIVRRLVARLEDDGIGWIGLVAEPAVTRLYLREGFAPMAGTVAMLRKRRP
- a CDS encoding phosphatidylglycerol lysyltransferase domain-containing protein, yielding MIGRPLELANAAALRPFFDAQRYPLAAYSPLSVMAWRRADGFEVSFTVDDGRLVIAAESAEGRHLGLPIGGRAPTVAELRVLSERLGVREYWYVPGDLLEALPADELRAAFDVRERPEWGEYVFLTEDLAELGGRKLAAKRNLIHQFERSHVETGRAVTGPIRPEDVTECVAFLEAWCEERGCDGAGKDPLSCERRAAETALGEMHALGVEGVAIRVDGRVVGFGIGCRVMDDLAALHFEKASASVKGLYQYLDRECARRLFQGRYERVTKEGDMGLPGLARSKQSYGPLSKTAAFSLSLR